A stretch of Aspergillus nidulans FGSC A4 chromosome VI DNA encodes these proteins:
- a CDS encoding uncharacterized protein (transcript_id=CADANIAT00009547), with amino-acid sequence MSAQRTDRKNISKAQIKPLLKRVSRDGSSSTSIDLSRHSFEQEGLGIYTDDKGTELYTNFPTRRKLSDLHRRSTSGTSQLSTASSSSMGKPGSQYVHPMRRAPRAYTPPLLTQSQTSYFEGHPHQEDSEYANDSVSSGPKPRLSLHFPDTTFTPGASQTNVTGRASFGYSRENASTLDTTSPTSRSSLDFVFRSRTRTSMDPVSRAATIQAARQAFEEKEAAKNRKFEEQRIKAEERQTKRKERQSHRTSIKDDIREKSWGLDPDDNHGPRRTTEQSTPGSWKSQSKSTWMLFLTWLRTRIFKFRRKPHRKI; translated from the exons ATGTCTGCTCAGAGAACTGATCGCAAAAACATTTCCAAAGCACAAATCAAACCTTTGCTGAAACGAGTCTCACGGGATGGTTCATCGTCTACGTCGATTGACCTCTCGCGGCACTCGTTTGAACAGGAGGGACTAGGGATTTACACAGATGACAAGGGCACAGAGTTATACACCAACTTTCCGACCAGGAGGAAACTATCCGACTTGCACCGTCGATCTACGAGCGGAACCTCTCAGCTTTCCACAGCTAGCAGCTCGAGTATGGGCAAACCAGGCTCGCAGTATGTCCATCCGATGCGCCGCGCTCCGCGCGCGTATACTCCTCCTTTATTGACACAAAGCCAAACTTCCTATTTTGAGGGTCACCCTCATCAGGAAGATTCGGAGTATGCAAATGATTCCGTGTCTTCAGGGCCCAAGCCACGCTTGTCATTGCATTTCCCGGACACAACATTTACTCCAGGGGCGTCACAGACCAATGTAACCGGCCGCGCGTCTTTCGGATATTCACGAGAAAACGCCAGCACGTTAGATACAACATCGCCCACGTCCCGTTCGTCTCTAGATTTTGTCTTTCGCTCCAGAACAAGGACGAGCATGGACCCTGTGTCTCGAGCAGCCACAATCCAAGCAGCACGCCAGGCGtttgaagaaaaggaagcggCCAAGAATAGGAAATTCGAAGAACAGCGTatcaaagcagaagagaggCAAACAAAACGGAAAGAGAGGCAAAGTCACCGAACGTCAATCAAGGACGATATACGGGAGAAGAGTTGGGGTCTTGATCCTGATGATAACCATGGCCCGCGTCGGACCACAGAACAATCTACCCCGGGGAGCTGGAAATCCCAGTCAAAAAGCACTTGGATGCTTTTCCTTACTTGGCTGCGAACTAGGATATTCAAGTTCAGAAGGAAG CCGCACCGGAAAATCTAG
- a CDS encoding protein tinC (transcript_id=CADANIAT00009548), giving the protein MGVSFQKLCLLLFVIVSLSGGAHAFGAGNIASISKIEGQNWRHGDIEDALLGLFLARAAGGRKFNKLDVQRVYFGNWLRDYSQAVDVGTVKYVSAEAIRILLWVLGFLSFGYGTKEFEVTTERLGCYQPTEHIDNPLGYAEGEDARDYDRRLRGPVDEERELAVDPKTGLKNYIANERINIATSAALVRRLFGRCVQLGRRYARSRNDEDLHEALRLLGTGLHCLEDYAAHSNYVELSLIELGESEVFPHVGRDTKVEIEGVSDPVYPIVTGTFGGVDFFHSVLGEISDKATQSEIQELEGAINESQNGSPSDSFLQNLLDKIPEGLIGNSDEKVSRMDELKAESEDAKKQNRHVSPRQPEEWTKYLDDVQKKIYPVLEWHDELLKSINEAIEKIPVLPELIEQVQEQITIAVFSILAPYVLPILQQVKAELQTGSSEVIQSSRDQQHVVFNDDSCSNPTHSMLSKDHFSNILNEPAGRVASQIVKWTVPQLMELWDDEEADIEPTLDRIVSGVFHHPASRRGGRDGAREIRRIMFETVQKWWEGKSEREIRSLREQLSREGVREGRNHKESVHDSGHGCGKPLSLHKGPQNSSQRRKPEVGRIEKIASEAAGGGALGGLVGGLVSGVSSMLLNESGGKSGEEHSYQKHGSLDEERNEEHHYSTRRRRDSNEKDGHQHRKDHGREQFGSPKDRKHSDDEHKRHKHHRRRSSKHRSHERSRSNERSSDSENERSEHEYQYTRREHQYDDGQRQYVHQTSEKYTERGGYRAEYTESSSGYNTVTRTGHFQDSMPRQEFSSGYVGSQREYGGPASEYGLRSGYGSGSSHGARDDHGARDEYGSRGYGEAHDQYGASGDGYGSRGGYGSGRSHGARDEYGSRGYGESHGQYGASSDGYGSRGDYGSVGHVRHDEYGYTSKGEYEPQGYERQGSQLQGGYGSRDDYGSRNEYHSQDGYRRQNYGKYSQGEHGQRGDEDRSYGY; this is encoded by the exons ATGGGTGTCTCTTTTCAGAAgctgtgccttctccttttcgttATAGTTTCCTTGTCTGGAGGAGCCCACGCCTTCGGAGCTGGGAATATCGCGTCAATCTCCAAGATAGAAGGCCAGAACTGGCGTCATGGAGACATTGAAGATGCTCTTCTAGGCTTGTTTTTGGCTCGCGCTGCTGGAGGCCGGAAATTCAACAAACTTGATGTGCAGCGAGTTTATTTCGGAAATTGGCTGCGGGATTACAGCCAGGCCGTAGACGTTGGAACTGTAAAATATGTTAGCGCCGAGGCTATTCGAATCCTTTTATGGGTTCTCGGTTTTCTGAGTTTTGG ATATGGTACGAAGGAGTTCGAAGTCACAACAGAGCGTTTGGGGTGCTATCAGCCCACTGAACATATTGATAATCCTCTTGGATAcgctgaaggcgaagacgCCCGAGACTATGACCGGCGCCTCAGGGGCCcggttgatgaggagcgtgAACTGGCTGTTGATCCTAAGACAG GCCTCAAAAACTACATAGCGAATGAGCGCATAAATATTGCAACTTCGGCTGCCCTTGTACGACGGCTATTCGGCCGATGCGTTCAATTGGGCCGGAGATACGCGAGGTCTAGGAATGACGAAGATCTGCATGAAGCTCTCCGTCTACTTGGAACCGGTTTGCATTGCCTGGAAGATTATGCGGCCCACTCCAATTATGTCGAGCTAAGTCTCATTGAACTTGGTGAATCAGAGGTATTTCCGCATGTCGGCCGTGATACTAAGGTCGAGATCGAAGGGGTGTCAGATCCGGTTTATCCTATTGTGACTGGCACCTTTGGCGGGGTAGATTTTTTTCACTCTGTGCTCGGTGAGATATCGGACAAGGCAACGCAGTCCGAGATCCAAGAATTGGAGGGTGCTATCAATGAATCCCAGAACGGTTCACCGTCTGATAGTTTCCTTCAGAATCTACTCGACAAAATCCCTGAAGGGTTGATTGGGAACAGCGACGAAAAAGTGAGTAGGATGGATGAGCTCAAGGCCGAGTCAGAGGAcgcaaagaagcaaaacagaCATGTTTCTCCTCGCCAACCAGAAGAGTGGACTAAATACCTCGATGACGTCCAAAAAAAGATCTATCCCGTTCTGGAGTGGCACGATGAATTGCTCAAGTCTATAAATGAGGCTATTGAAAAGATCCCGGTCTTGCCGGAGCTAATTGAACAAGTGCAGGAACAGATAACCATTGCTGTTTTCTCAATTCTTGCACCCTACGTCCTGCCCATCCTTCAGCAGGTGAAAGCTGAGCTGCAGACTGGATCATCCGAAGTcatccagagcagcagggATCAGCAACATGTGGTCTTTAACGATGATTCTTGCAGCAATCCCACTCATTCGATGCTTTCCAAAGATCACTTTTCAAATATTCTTAATGAACCGGCCGGTCGTGTCGCTTCCCAAATTGTCAAATGGACAGTGCCGCAGCTGATGGAGCTatgggatgatgaagaggctgacATAGAACCAACCCTGGATAGAATCGTTTCCGGTGTCTTCCATCACCCGGCCTCGCGACGTGGTGGAAGAGATGGCGCCAGAGAAATCCGTCGAATTATGTTTGAGACCGTGCAAAAGTGGTGGGAAGGGAAATCGGAACGCGAGATTCGCAGTCTCCGTGAGCAGCTTTCCCGCGAAGGTGTACGGGAGGGCAGGAATCACAAAGAGAGCGTGCACGATTCTGGACATGGCTGTGGAAAACCACTTAGCCTGCACAAGGGCCCGCAGAATTCCAGTCAAAGAAGGAAGCCCGAAGTCGGTCGCATCGAGAAAATAGCTTCAGAAGCTGCTGGTGGAGGGGCTCTGGGTGGCCTTGTGGGCGGGCTTGTAAGTGGCGTCAGCTCGATGTTGCTCAACGAGTCTGGAGGAAAATCGGGCGAAGAACACAGTTACCAAAAACATGGGTCTCTAGATGAAGAACGAAATGAAGAGCATCATTACTCGACTAGACGCCGCCGGGACTCGAACGAGAAAGATGGGCATCAACATCGCAAGGATCATGGCCGAGAGCAGTTTGGATCACCCAAGGACAGAAAGCATTCCGATGATGAACACAAGCGGCACAAACACCATCGCAGACGTTCTAGCAAGCATCGAAGCCATGAACGTTCCCGTTCAAATGAACGTAGCAGTGACTCTGAGAATGAGCGAAGCGAGCACGAATACCAGTATACACGACGTGAACATCAGTATGACGATGGACAGCGCCAGTATGTTCATCAAACTTCTGAGAAATATACCGAGCGTGGCGGATACAGAGCGGAGTATACTGAATCGAGTTCTGGGTATAATACTGTGACCCGGACCGGACACTTCCAGGACAGCATGCCTAGACA GGAGTTTTCTTCCGGGTATGTGGGTTCACAACGAGAGTATGGTGGCCCGGCTAGTGAATATGGCTTGCGCAGTGGTTATGGTTCTGGAAGCAGTCACGGCGCTCGTGATGACCATGGCGCTCGCGATGAGTATGGCTCTCGCGGCTATGGTGAAGCTCATGATCAATATGGTGCATCGGGTGATGGATATGGCTCGCGCGGTGGTTATGGTTCTGGACGCAGTCATGGCGCTCGCGATGAGTATGGCTCTCGCGGGTATGGAGAATCTCATGGTCAATATGGTGCATCAAGTGATGGATATGGCTCGCGCGGTGATTATGGTTCTGTCGGCCACGTCCGTCATGATGAGTATGGATACACTTCCAAAGGTGAATACGAACCTCAAGGATACGAACGCCAAGGATCTCAACTTCAAGGTGGATATGGATCTCGCGATGACTATGGCTCTCGGAATGAATACCATTCGCAAGACGGTTACAGACGACAGAACTACGGCAAATATTCGCAAGGCGAACACGGCCAGCGTGGTGATGAGGACAGGAGTTACGGGTACTAA
- a CDS encoding L-iditol 2-dehydrogenase xdhA (transcript_id=CADANIAT00009551) yields the protein MSSQTPTAQNLSFVLEGIHRVKFEDRPIPKLKSPHDVIVNVKYTGICGSDVHYWDHGAIGQFVVKEPMVLGHESSGIVTQIGSAVTSLKVGDHVAMEPGIPCRRCEPCKAGKYNLCEKMAFAATPPYDGTLAKYYTLPEDFCYKLPESISLPEGALMEPLGVAVHIVRQANVTPGQTVVVFGAGPVGLLCCAVAKAFGAIRIIAVDIQKPRLDFAKKFAATATFEPSKAPATENATRMIAENDLGRGADVAIDASGVEPSVHTGIHVLRPGGTYVQGGMGRSEMNFPIMAACTKELNIKGSFRYGSGDYKLAVQLVASGQINVKELITGIVKFEDAEQAFKDVKTGKGIKTLIAGPGAA from the exons ATGAGCTCACAGACCCCAACAGCTCAG AACCTCTCCTTCGTCCTCGAAGGCATTCATCGGGTCAAATTCGAGGATCGCCCCATCCCAAAGCTCAAAAGCCCTCATGATGTCATCGTGAACGTTAAATACACAGGCATCTGCGGCAGCGAT GTTCACTACTGGGATCACGGAGCTATTGGGCAATTTGTAGTCAAGGAACCCATGGTCCTCGGCCATGAATCTTCCGGAATAGTCACACAAATTGGATCAGCCGTCACTAGTCTAAAAGTGGGCGACCACGTTGCAATGGAGCCTGGTATTCCCTGCCGACGGTGCGAGCCCTGCAAAGCGGGCAAGTACAACCTCTGTGAGAAAATGGCTTTTGCCGCAACCCCGCCGTATGACGGTACTTTGGCCAAGTACTACACGCTGCCCGAAGACTTCTGTTACAAACTGCCCGAGTCGATCAGCCTGCCCGAGGGTGCACTCATGGAGCCCCTGGGAGTCGCCGTACACATAGTGAGACAAGCGAATGTTACTCCGGGTCAAACCGTTGTAGTCTTTGGAGCTGGTCCAGTGGGTCTATTGTGCTGTGCGGTAGCCAAAGCTTTCGGTGCGATCAGAATCATAGCCGTTGATATCCAAAAGCCAAGATTGGATTTTGCAAAAAAATTcgccgcaacagccacaTTCGAGCCGTCGAAGGCCCCCGCGACCGAAAACGCTACCCGCATGATTGCAGAGAATGACCTTGGGAGGGGTGCTGATGTCGCGATTGATGCTTCGGGTGTTGAGCCGTCAGTTCACACGGGTATCCATGTTCTCCGCCCCGGTGGCACCTATGTACAAGGTGGCATGGGTCGGAGTGAGATGAATTTCCCCATCATGGCGGCTTGCACTAAGGAACTGAATATCAAGGGAAGCTTCCGATATGGTAGTGGTGATTATAAGCTGGCAGTACAACTCGTGGCTTCTGGGCAGATCAACGTCAAGGAACTGATTACTGGCATTGTCAAATTTGAAGACGCCGAGCAAGCTTTTAAGGACGTTAAAACCGGAAAAGGCATTAAAACGCTTATTGCTGGCCCTGGCGCCGCATAA
- a CDS encoding putative mRNA processing protein (Mss51) (transcript_id=CADANIAT00009550), whose protein sequence is MAAEFTCGRCLQALRRGILSSRSPLRAPYAVSSKQVHGSSAALTRGLESRRSSRYLLAPKLASLPTAAPIIQKATSATSNGPNSRPLLKPNNLFHDFTQSPSPEIRQRAAFIKQNAFCPHPSHQQTRVPVSPHDPESRKSLTNASLPPAHSHFECPDCGIPIYCSEGHWMDDFEAHLEVCETLRQINEDDHDLRSGRFFPEFVMPGLQDENFVINMTNWDTFLYTREFDAINDDRSMRQVTRMLTYPLTIGSVLHELSPYSIRKNQRLTTEGLKSVSALRYSLHPPRTGEGVDIQGLRVKAPPVRIFILGARAESSLPRDVWLQLSHIFPRSLIHLIFIGPESMANRDEEFPLPERTPENPFGGIVEDRLGGQMKITTYVDYFHTMYKAQYFQPFDPYLDCIVLFHPGLGHPASSHEWEETLPLLLETKVPIITTGYTQWDMERDINWVREKCAGEFDILLEPGENIFRSLRWDLNDLDPHDISCGNWGLWAFRGKRYEATFKA, encoded by the exons ATGGCGGCCGAATTCACCTGTGGCCGTTGCCTGCAGGCTTTACGAAGAGGcattctctcttccagatcgcCTCTACGAGCACCTTATGCTGTTAGTTCGAAACAGGTACATGGGTCGTCCGCAGCCTTGACGCGTGGATTGGAGTCTCGCAGGTCTTCAAGATACTTGCTGGCGCCAAAACTAGCCTCATTACCTACTGCAGCACCGATAATCCAGAAAGCGACATCTGCGACATCAAACGGGCCCAATTCCCGCCCTCTCTTGAAACCGAATAACCTATTCCACGACTTCACCCAGTCTCCGTCGCCTGAAATTCGTCAACGTGCGGCCTTCATCAAACAGAACGCTTTCTGTCCTCATCCCAGTCACCAGCAGACCCGAGTACCTGTATCCCCGCACGATCCAGAATCGCGCAAAAGCCTCACGAATGCCAGCCTCCCCCCGGCTCATTCGCATTTTGAGTGTCCAGATTGTGGTATCCCGATCTACTGCTCTGAGGGCCACTGGATGGATGATTTCGAAGCCCACTTAGAAGTTTGCGAGACTCTTAGGCAGATCAACGAGGACGACCATGATCTGCGCTCTGGGCGTTTTTTCCCGGAGTTTGTAATGCCCGGCCTGCAAGATGAAAACTTCGTCATAAACATGACGAACTGGGATACTTTTCTTTACACAAGAGAGTTTGATGCGATTAATGATGACCGGAGTATGCGGCAGGTGACGCGGATGCTGACATACCCGCTCACAATCGGAAGTGTATTGCATGAACTGAGCCCTTATAGCATCAGAAAAAATCAGAGACTTACAACCGAGGGTCTTAAGAGTGTGAGCG CCCTTCGATACTCCCTACATCCGCCTAGGACCGGGGAGGGCGTCGATATCCAGGGCCTGCGAGTAAAAGCACCTCCTGTGCGGATCTTTATCCTAGGAGCGCGCGCTGAATCATCTCTACCTCGCGATGTGTGGCTTCAACTCAGCCATATTTTCCCACGGTCtctcatccatctcatcttcatcggccCTGAGAGCATGGCGAACCGCGACGAGGAGTTTCCCCTGCCCGAGCGCACGCCTGAGAACCCTTTCGGAGGAATTGTTGAAGACAGACTAGGTGGTCAGATGAAAATAACAACATATGTGGATTATTTCCACACGATGTATAAGGCACAATACTTTCAGCCTTTCGACCCCTACCTGGACTGCATTGTGCTCTTCCACCCCGGTCTTGGACACCCTGCCAGCTCCCACGAGTGGGAGGAAACAttgcctctgctgctggagaccaAGGTTCCAATCATCACCACTGGCTATACACAGTGGGATATGGAGAGAGATATCAACTGGGTGCGTGAGAAGTGTGCCGGCGAATTTGACATTCTACTCGAGCCCGGTGAGAATATATTCCGTAGTCTGCGGTGGGATCTTAATGACCTTGACCCACATGACATTTCTTGTGGCAACTGGGGTTTGTGGGCGTTCAGAGGGAAGAG ATATGAGGCGACGTTTAAAGCTTAG
- a CDS encoding glycosyltransferase family 2 protein (transcript_id=CADANIAT00009546), which produces MHITYMRAFIALFVYRYLRLVVNLISFYTFKPIPPPEDSRLTSSDVTVIIPTLDGCGEELERTIETILTNKPHELLLVTIEANKKKAEEMLSRMPAAKSRIRLFTVTHPNKRRQMTRAIPEVTTTITVFADDDVIWPPKVLTWMLAPFEKDDRYGGVVTCQRLKRATSPTLSQRVWGFLGALYLERRNFDCAATTHIDGGLPCMSGRTVAYKTSILQDDAFTYAFTNEGWWFGKYQLNADDDNFITRWMVSHGWETFMQYHPEAEVQTTLEDNPTFLKQCTRWSRSNWRSNLTSMFDEGHIWHRQPWSAYAVHMTTLSPPALLGDLGLIFLCHKATASWDEHAHMLAMSFLAAWMFVIDWVFLPVSILFGYFHGAIKMYAVMTLSATTWGSREGADDFDEERMKRRPDADPLKKPYYHKFRLNANDFHHRLVPSVTSADIS; this is translated from the exons ATGCACATAACGTATATGCGAGCGTTCATCGCTCTTTT TGTCTACCGGTATTTACGTCTTGTTGTGAATCTCATTTCATTCTATACATTCAAGCCTATCCCTCCCCCCGAGGATTCAAGATTGACGTCAAGTGATGTGACGGTCATAATCCCTAcgctggatggctgtggtGAAGAATTGGAGAGGACGATCGAAACCATCCTGACGAATAAGCCCCAtgagctgcttcttgttACAATTGAAgcaaacaagaagaaggctgaagAAATGCTAAGCCGCATGCCCGCCGCCAAATCGAGAATCCGCCTGTTTACTGTCACCCACCCTAACAAACGCCGGCAAATGACTAGAGCTATCCCAGAGGTTACAACGACGATCACAGTGTTCGCGGATGACGATGTAATCTGGCCACCAAAGGTCCTCACCTGGATGCTGGCGCCCTTCGAGAAAGACGACCGATATGGAGGCGTGGTGACATGCCAGAGGCTCAAACGCGCTACTTCGCCTACCCTGTCACAGCGAGTCTGGGGATTTCTTGGAGCTCTCTACCTGGAACGGAGAAACTTTGATTGCGCCGCGACTACCCACATTGACGGCGGACTCCCCTGTATGTCCGGACGCACTGTCGCGTACAAAACCAGTATTCTGCAGGATGATGCGTTCACGTACGCCTTCACTAACGAAGGATGGTGGTTTGGCAAATACCAATTGAATGCTGACGATGACAACTTTATCACTCGATGGATGGTCTCACACGGCTGGGAAACTTTCATGCAATACCATCCTGAAGCGGAGGTTCAAACCACTTTGGAAGATAATCCTACTTTCTTGAAGCAATGCACCAGATGGTCTCGGAGTAATTGGAGGAGCAATCTCACTAGCATGTTCGATGAGGGGCATATTTGGCA CCGTCAGCCTTGGAGCGCGTATGCCGTTCATATGACGACCCTCTCGCCCCCAGCTCTTCTCGGCGATCTAGGCCTTATTTTCCTCTGTCATAAGGCTACTGCCTCCTGGGACGAACATGCCCATATGCTGGCAATGTCGTTCCTTGCCGCCTGGATGTTTGTCA TTGACTGGGTTTTTCTTCCTGTGTCGATTCTTTTCGGCTATTTCCACGGTGCGATTAAGATGTACGCTGTGATGACACTTAGTGCA ACAACTTGGGGTAGCCGAGAAGGTGCCGATGATTTCGATGAGGAGCGCATGAAGAGGCGACCCGATGCCGATCCTCTCAAAAAACCCTACTATCATAAGTTCAGACTTAATGCGAATGATTTCCATCATCGACTAGTGCCTAGTGTAACCTCGGCCGATATCTCCTGA
- a CDS encoding FAD-binding oxidoreductase (transcript_id=CADANIAT00009549), with amino-acid sequence MVRLTSMRLFRPILRVSQQPSRTHLLLQRRNIQTSRQYHYADEKPQPFKNQLYESTQQRLRRERAEQERYAQYQTQSQGGRYAAMVFALIFFTTGAYWLGSMRPAELPKTSTTKLYELEPPRHDVSPSNLQAAWADFVEIIGKENVSTEHADLTSHAGSDWSSYKTKEGEKPFLVLYPSSTEEVSRIMKVCHQRLIPVTPYSGGTSLEGHFAPTRGGVCIDFGRMNRILALHKSDLDVVVQPALGWEELNEELAGEGLFFPPDPGPGAMIGGMVGTGCSGTNAYKYGTMRDWVLSMTVVLADGTIIKTKQRPRKSSAGYDLTRLFIGSEGTLGLITEATLKLTVKPKSQSVAVASFPSVHSAALCVTRVVEEGIPVAGVEILDDVQMKCINASGTTSRQWKEAPTIFFKFAGTPNGVKEQIGLVQKLASSSQAKSFEFARGDEEMRSLWSARKEALWSVMAMRRGPEDHVWTTDVAVPMSRLPDIIEATKQDMTQSGLLAGICGHVGDGNFHAIILWNDAERQTAEGVVHRMVKRAVEMEGTVTGEHGVGLIKRDYLPHELGESTVDAMRRLKLALDPLRLLNCDKVIRVEQPKPGQVKEW; translated from the exons ATGGTACGACTTACCTCCATGCGGCTTTTCCGGCCGATACTGCGTGTATCGCAACAACCCAGTCGAACGCACTTGCTACTTCAGCGGAGAAATATCCAGACTTCAAGGCAATACCATTATGCGGACGAGAAGCCGCAGCCGTTCAAAAATCAATTGTACGAAAGTACGCAACAGCGGTTGCGGCGTGAGCGCGCAGAGCAGGAGCGGTATGCCCAATACCAGACTCAGTCGCAGGGTGGTCGCTATGCAGCTATGGTGTTCG CACTAATATTCTTTACGACTGGAGCATACTGGCTAGGATCAATGAGACCTGCGGAGCTCCCGAAGACTTCCACAACAAAACTATATGAACTAGAACCTCCGCGGCACGATGTTTCACCGTCAAACCTGCAAGCCGCGTGGGCGGATTTTGTTGAGATTATAGGAAAGGAGAATGTCTCTACGGAGCATGCAGATCTAACCTCGCATGCAGGCTCCGACTGGTCCTCCTATAAAACcaaggaaggcgagaaaCCGTTCCTTGTTCTTTACCCGTCAAGTACGGAGGAAGTTTCTCGTATCATGAAGGTATGCCATCAACGCCTCATACCCGTGACACCGTACTCGGGCGGAACAAGTCTAGAGGGGCACTTTGCTCCCACGAGAGGCGGGGTGTGCATTGATTTCGGTCGTATGAATCGCATCCTGGCATTACACAAAAGTGATCTGGATGTTGTAGTGCAACCCGCACTTGGCTGGGAGGAACTGAATGAAGAGTTGGCTGGGGAGggcctttttttccctccggatcctggccctggcgCCATGATAGGTGGCATGGTGGGCACCGGCTGTTCGGGAACAAATGCCTATAAGTACGGAACTATGCGAGACTGGGTTCTCTCGATGACCGTTGTTCTTGCGGACGGGACGATCATCAAGACGAAGCAGCGTCCGCGAAAATCGAGCGCCGGCTACGATCTGACGCGTTTGTTCATTGGTAGCGAGGGCACGCTAGGGCTGATCACAGAAGCCACATTGAAGCTAACAGTTAAGCCCAAGAGCCAGAGTGTTGCTGTTGCAAGCTTTCCTTCAGTCCATAGCGCAGCTCTGTGTGTCACCCGAGTCGTGGAGGAAGGAATCCCCGTTGCAGGCGTCGAGATTCTGGATGATGTGCAAATGAAATGCATCAATGCCAGCGGAACCACATCCAGGCAATGGAAGGAAGCACCCacgatcttcttcaagttcgCCGGGACACCAAACGGCGTCAAAGAGCAAATCGGATTAGTTCAAAAGCTcgcatcttcatcccagGCCAAAAGCTTCGAATTTGCGCGAGGTGATGAGGAGATGCGCTCTCTCTGGAGTGCTCGCAAAGAGGCTCTCTGGAGTGTCATGGCTATGAGGCGAGGTCCAGAGGACCATGTATGGACGACAGATGTGGCAGTTCCTATGAGCAGGCTTCCTGACATTATTGAAGCTACAAAGCAAGACATGACGCAGAGTGGGCTACTAGCTGGCATTTGTGGCCATGTCGGGGATGGAAATTTCCATG CAATCATTTTGTGGAATGATGCGGAAAGGCAGACCGCAGAGGGTGTTGTCCACCGCATGGTAAAGCGAGCTGTTGAGATGGAAGGCACTGTGACTGGGGAACATGGTGTTGGCCTAATAAAACGAGACTACCTTCCGCATGAACTGGGGGAGTCAACGGTGGACGCTATGCGACGG CTTAAACTGGCTCTGGATCCCCTTCGCCTACTGAATTGTGACAAGGTTATCCGAGTTGAGCAGCCAAAGCCCGGGCAGGTTAAGGAATGGTAG